The sequence below is a genomic window from Coffea arabica cultivar ET-39 chromosome 4c, Coffea Arabica ET-39 HiFi, whole genome shotgun sequence.
GGCCGCCGCACAAGTATCTACACTAGAGATTCTTTATCCCTGGGAATGAAGGAAGGATTGCAATAAGAGCATCACCGTATCCAACAGGTTCTGCATTATGACACACAACTTATCAAGATGTTTAAACCCTGAAAACACACAAGAGTGAAGACTAAAGAGAGAAGCATACCACCGTCTTCTCGAAGTATTTTGACAACCTCTCCAGATACGTCAGACTGAAAGTAGGGGGAAAGAATGTATATAAATAACTCTCACAGTCTAGTAGATATGGGCTGCAACTAGTTATTCATGAGCCAAGGAAACTAAAAGTGGGAAGAAACAGATGGTCAAGGCCGAACCTCGATAGGAATCTCGCCGCCCAGCTGTTCAATGAAGCATAGCACTTGGCCCTCTTTTACCTGTTGCTTCTGTGGAGCAAATTGGATAAGTTTGTCAATGTTATGTAATTGGCAGCTTTAACATAGAATTAACAGAGAAATTACAGTAATGCATTCTTACAGGAATATTTAGAACAGAAGCATAAGCTTAGCCATGTGAAAAATTCAAGTATAGCCAaaccaaactaatgaaagaACTCGTGCAGAAAAGCAAGTGAAAATCATTCTCTGCTTTAACTGTTTATGCTTCAGCTGAAAATAACAGAgaccaaaaaattaaaaaaaaaaaagatcctaATTTCCTAATTTAAAAGATATAACAGGATATACTTCTGTCAAAAGACTCAAAACTAGCAACCTTTTGCAGCAACCTATACATGTTCAATTTCGGGGGGAAAAGGAGCTTAATGCAGTGGACAAGGATAAGAGTCCACAGAAGGCAGGTAGGGGTTCAAGCAGGCACCCTTATATGATAAGGATATCAGAAAATGTTTGCCATACCTCAAACCTTTGGCACAGCATAGAGTTGTACCAGTCAAATTCCATTCAAATCCTATTACCTCCTATCATCTAATAGTCCATCATCTCCAGAAGTTATTGTATAATGGCATTTAAATTTACAAATTGACTTGCCGTGATATAAGATGAAAAAGCACGCCCACAACATTTTGATGAGTGAAAAATGCATTGTTTTTCTACCAAGTATAGGCAATAGATCAAGAATCATCCAGACTGCATTGAGTAAGGAATTAAAATGAACATGCAAGAGGTGCACCTTTTTACAAGACGGAGGAGCACGCTTTCCCTTTATAGTCCTTGATCTCCTAAAAAATCCCACCTGCACATATCACATACTTAGCATCTGGAAAATTAGCACTGGTAAAAGTTATCAAGCAAACAGAAATTATAACATTCTCACCCTTGGAGATTGAAGCATCACAAGGCCTTCATCTGCTGCCTTAACCAGTGATGTCTGTATATCACTTGGAGAAGGTTCCGATTTGGAGATGGCCAAGGATGTTGATGACGAAGATCCATTCTCATTAGGTACATCAATGGCTGTATTAACACTAATTGGAGCAGAAGCTGGAGTTGGCACAGCCAAGTTCCTCATCACATACAGTCTAAATCCACCAAGCTGACAGTCACAAACAGAAGGGTCGAAGGAAAAAAAGATCATAAGCTAGGCTTCTTTTGTTGTGGGAGGGAAGCATCTAAATAAGGTCCTAGTACATGGCCTCTTAACCAAATAAATAGGAGTTCTGATCGAGGAGATGCAATATAAAACTTCTCTTTCCCAAACCAGCCTTTCTATGGAGGGTGGGGGTAGGTAGGGTTTATGTTGGGGAAAAAAGGTGCTCACTTTTAGTTCAAGCTCCGCAATTGAGGTTGTATCACATACTTCCTTGATGAGTGATTCCACCTGTACAAATGAAACTCTCAGTAACATTAAATTCAAAAGACACAAAATATTCCTAATGTGGTAAAGAAAGACTTCTATTCAAACTCACAGATGcaaataagaaataaatcataGGATATTCAAGAGTTACTCTTCTACATGTAAAGGAAACAAAGAGAAGAACAAACTAGTTTACTTTAATAGCCTCAATGGACTTTTATATAGAAACATGTAATACAGATTCGCACATTGTTAGACAAAATAATCTTCTTTTATGACTCGAACTTAGCATGTAATCTCCTTCTCTACCCAATTCATTTAATTTGTATTTCCTTGATCCTAGGAATCTTTTAAGAACATAAAAATCAAGTTATAGTCCTCCATGAGTCTCAAAGCAACTATTTTATTCTTAGACTTCCAAGTTCCATGAAACAATATGATAAGTGCCCTCCATTTTACAATGACATCTAAACTTCAAAGAGCTTGCTAAGCAACATAACGCAATACGGAGTTAGTCCGTGGGATTAAATGTTTCTATTACCAAATATAAGTGAAACAACAATATTCCATGAACAAGAGCGGAAGAATGAGGAACCCAAAACTACACAAGCAATTGATACTGTTTCCATGTAAACAAGCAAATGCATATTTTTACATAGTCTATGATGCAACATCAAGGTGATTATACCTCGAATGAATTCAGAATGAGTTTGCTCGCTCCATTAGAGGATCTAATACCTTCAGGAGAATCATCTGTTTTTGCAGTGATCGTCACTTGCCAAAACCAAAGAATAAACAGTGAATACTGAAAGCAGAATCTGGAGTCAGACTGAAGATTTATCATATGAGAAGTAATCAACATCCAAAGAGAAACAGGTAAACAATACTGTACAAACCTGTACACTGTGCAACCAGATGGGTTAGCTCACAAATAAATAAGGCATCTCTGACCAAGACGAGCAAATACAGAAACAATGTACAAAGAAGTGCTTCACCAAACTACGTAATTGGGTGATGACCAATGCACATGCTAAATGCTTAGTATCTCAAGTAGATGGTAATCTTTTCAGTGCGAGCAACTAATAAGACAAGCAAGAAACTGAGAAAGACACTTTTGAAAATGTAAATAAGGAACAACCACAAAAAGTTCCTCAATTTTGTATGATGGAGCAATGCATTAGGATTAAAAAAACACTACTCACAGATAGCCTCAGAAGCTGAAAATTTGCACCCTGCAACAGCCCTTCTCGACCTAGCCGATACTATTTCCAAGCCATCAAACTGATTGAATTTTAAAATTCCTACTGGAAAACCATTCAAGGGCTGTAATGCACTGAACTTGGGTCTAGCAGAACCCAGATTCAAGCTTGATATCTCAAGTCCTGAAGCCCCAAAACCACCTAGAACATACAAGCACATGAATAGCATTAGTCATATGCCCTTCAAACCATCCGAGAAGATTGATATATGGAGAATTAAATAAGCAATAAAAACTGACGACAACAGAAAAAGAGACGGACGGAACCAATCAAAAGCAATTCTAAACTGAATCTTTAACATTCAACTTAACAAGAACGAATTTTTACTTAACCTACTGATGATAATAACGATGCAAAGGTACATTACAAAATTTAAATGTAAAGGGCGTGCGGGGCTTACATGCAGCCATGGAAGAGTGATGATCTTTCTGGGGAGTCAACAAAATTTGTTCAGGAGAAAAAGGCCCGGAATAATCAGAGCATAAGTCTTTCTTTTTTCTGCTTATCTGTATCTCtttttgtttactttgatgGGATGTTGAAGGGGGAGCGGGAGGGGGGGGGGCGGGGGAGGGGCAAGAGGAAGGGGAGGGGGAAGAGGGGAGCGAGAGAGGTTTGCACCGTGCTGGGTTATACAGTAAACTGGTTTGTCAGTTTTTGAGTTCCAGAGAGATACGGAACAGCCGCAAAATGTTTCGGCCGCGTGTTTTCAGTCAGGATGCAAGTAACAAGTAAACAGTATAAAAGCACAGGCATAATTTTCAGAAAATGTAATGCTGGCCCCAAAGTTAGGTTCTCTGTAATTTAACTCCACAAAAATTCCGCAACACCCATGGAAGTTGGAACTATACAGGGGCAGTAATTATTAAGGCTGATTGAAATCGAATTGCATCGCCAGCCTGGCAAATTTGTTTGAATGATATTTGATTTCCACTAAGTTACTACAATTATTAGTGGGTGAATATTTGATTTTCTACTAAATTACTACGAT
It includes:
- the LOC113738634 gene encoding uncharacterized protein isoform X2, which produces MAACGFGASGLEISSLNLGSARPKFSALQPLNGFPVGILKFNQFDGLEIVSARSRRAVAGCKFSASEAIYDSPEGIRSSNGASKLILNSFEVESLIKEVCDTTSIAELELKLGGFRLYVMRNLAVPTPASAPISVNTAIDVPNENGSSSSTSLAISKSEPSPSDIQTSLVKAADEGLVMLQSPRVGFFRRSRTIKGKRAPPSCKKKQQVKEGQVLCFIEQLGGEIPIESDVSGEVVKILREDGEPVGYGDALIAILPSFPGIKNL
- the LOC113738634 gene encoding uncharacterized protein isoform X1, whose translation is MAACGFGASGLEISSLNLGSARPKFSALQPLNGFPVGILKFNQFDGLEIVSARSRRAVAGCKFSASEAILTITAKTDDSPEGIRSSNGASKLILNSFEVESLIKEVCDTTSIAELELKLGGFRLYVMRNLAVPTPASAPISVNTAIDVPNENGSSSSTSLAISKSEPSPSDIQTSLVKAADEGLVMLQSPRVGFFRRSRTIKGKRAPPSCKKKQQVKEGQVLCFIEQLGGEIPIESDVSGEVVKILREDGEPVGYGDALIAILPSFPGIKNL